The Chaetodon trifascialis isolate fChaTrf1 chromosome 17, fChaTrf1.hap1, whole genome shotgun sequence genome has a segment encoding these proteins:
- the LOC139346251 gene encoding regulation of nuclear pre-mRNA domain-containing protein 1A-like isoform X2, whose protein sequence is MAHSPQKTLEDHCQCLVQRTEKSKKKGPEFTQDFAPVIVDAFKHVYRDGDEGCKKQLGRVLSIWQERAVYENNLLDQLSQVLYGEKKTKKRSYEEIQPDDEDFASQSSPAEPPQTAELIRALQELENAASGDSVLRQRISSLPAEVQDTSLLHRITDKESGERLSRLVEEACMLLADYSGRLAAEIDDRRQLTRTLTIFLQSQKDGLAQNEQKLEEYKRKLARVTQVRKELRSRLNNLPGGLYNSSN, encoded by the exons CAAGAAGAAAGGACCAGAATTCACCCAGGACTTTGCACCGGTCATCGTTGATGCATTCAAACATGTTTACAG AGATGGTGATGAGGGCTGTAAGAAACAGCTGGGTCGAGTTTTATCCATCTGGCAGGAGAGAGCTGTGTATGAGAACAACCTGCTGGATCAGCTCTCACAAGTCCTGT atggagagaagaagactAAGAAGAGGTCATATGAGGAGATCCAACCAGATGATGAGGACTTTGCTTCCCAAAGCTCACCAGCTGAGCCCCCACAG acAGCAGAGTTAATCCGAGCTTTGCAGGAGCTGGAAAATGCAGCCTCTGGCGACTCAGTGCTGCGTCAGCGCATCTCTTCCCTTCCTGCTGAGGTGCAAGACACGTCACTGCTTCATAGGATCACAG ATAAGGAATCGGGGGAGCGGCTTTCCCGGCTGGTGGAGGAGGCCTGCATGCTGCTAGCAGACTACAGCGGCCGCTTGGCGGCAGAGATTGACGACAGGAGGCAGCTCACACGCACACTAACGATCTTCCTGCAAAGTCAGAAGGACGGCCTGGCCCAGAATGAGCAGAAACTTGAA GAATACAAACGCAAACTGGCGAGGGTGACCCAGGTCCGCAAGGAGCTGCGTTCACGCCTGAACAATCTTCCAGGAGGACTCTACAACTCTTCAAACTGA